The genomic segment AGGTGCAGGCCCTCCGCGGTGGCCGGGCCGACCGTGGTCCCGCGGACTTCGGGAGCGGCGCCTTCGGTGACCTGGATGCCGATGCCGTCGATGTCCGCCACCGCGCAGTCCTCGACGACGGCCCGGCTGTCCCCGGCCAGCCGCAGTCCGGCGCCGGCCGCCCGGTGGACGCGGCAGTCGCGCAGCGTCGGGGCGGCCTGTCCGGTCACTTCCACCCGGCCGCCGACGACCTCACAACCGTCGAGCACGGGTGCGCCGCCGCTGAGCACGACGGCCGGCTCCGCGGGGTCCGCGCCTTCCAGGACCAGCCCCCGCACCGAGGGGCTGCCCGCGGACACGGTGAGCGCGGGCCCCGGGCGGGCGTGATCCGTACCGTGCCCGGTCCCTTCTCCGCCACCAGCGACACGTCGCGCTCCAGCAGGACGCTCTCCTGGTACTCCCCGGGCATGACGGAGACGGTCGCGCCGTCGGCCGCGCCCCGCACCGCGGCGCCGATGGTGTGCTGCACACCCCAGCCGCGCTGGGCGACCCGGACCCACTTCTGGCTCACTCGGCTCCGTCCAATCGGTCGCGGTAGGCAGGCGGTCGCGGTAGGCAGGCGTCGCGGGTCAGTTGCAGGTCGCGCGCATCTGGGTCACGGCGAGGTGCGCGTAGGTCACCGTGCTGCCGTGCCAGTCCTGCCCCCGGCTGTCCAGCTTGATCATCAGCAGTCCCTTGGTGATGGGGAAGGAGCCCACCTGCACCCAGGTCCCCAGGCGTCCGGACTGCGACATGTCGAAGGCGTGGATCGGCTTGTCGGACAGGCTGAAGGAGTTGAACACCTCGAAGTGGGCGGGGTTTCCGCCGACATGGGTGATGTCCTTGTCGTTGGGGACGTAGATCTGGACCTGGCAGGCCCCCTTGGTGACCGCCGCCACCGGCCTGAAATACCACGTGGCGTAGTTGTCCGGGTCGTCCTTGCCGGCGTTGCCCGACATCGGCATCGCGTCGAACTGCCCGTTGCAGCCGTCGGCCTTCCATCCGCCGCTCTTCACCGCGAGCCATCCCTTGACCCCGTTGCTGTTGCGGCCGTGCTCGGCGAAGCCGTACGTCTCGGTCTTCGCGCAGCCGTAACCGGCCACCGCGGTGTAGGCGGCCTTCTTCGCCAGCAGGCTGTTGCGGTTGACCGGCGGAGCGCCCGCGGTGCCGCCCGGGACGGGGCCCTTGGTCGAGGACGGCGCGCCGGGGACGACGGCGTCGGCGCCGCCCGCCGGGACCGGGCCGCCGGGGCCGTCGACCGTGCCGGGGATGCCGGGGCCGCCCGGCCCGTTGCCGCCGGTACCGCCCGGGCCGCCCGAGCCGCCGTTCGACGGCTGCGTCGGGTACTTCTGGACCGCAGAAGGGCTGCCGGGCCCGGTCGCGGGCCGCTTCACCGCGGCGTTGACGGAATCCTTGGCGTCGGAGTGACCGCCGCTCGCGGCCATCATGCCGACCCCCACCGCCCCCGCGCCGACCACGGCCACGACGATGCCCACCGCCCAGGCCCGCGGCAGCATCCGCGGCCGGGTCCCCGGCTGCCTGACCTCGTTGACGAAAGCAGCGGCGAGACCTCGCCGGTCCATGCCTTCGTGCTGCTCGGACTGCTGCTCGGATTCAGCCATTGCCCAACTCCGGGGTGTGGGCGGGCGCGCGGCACCCGCGTGTTTCGGACGAAATTCGAGACGTTCTGAGGACGGTCGCGGGAGGTGTTCCACGTCGGGTTCCGGGCTGCGCCGCAGCGGCCGGCATGGCACGCGCGGGGGCGTGCGGGCGGTGACTACCGCAAGTGGAAGAAAATGATAGAACTTGGCATGAACACCCATTAGAAGGGTCGCAGGAGACGGCTGTACGGGGATGGGTAGATCGAAGGGCCGAGTCATGCCTACCGTTGGCATCGTCGAAGACCACCGCATGACCCGAATGGGGATCGAACAAGTTCTTGCCCGCAGTTCCTGGCTCGACGTCATCGCATCGGTGGGAACACTGGAGGAATTCGCGGAGACCGGGCTCGCCCCCGACGTGATCGTCCTCGACCCCGCTCCCTATCTCGCCGAGGCGTCCCTGCAGGCGATCGGTGATCTGAGCGTCGACAGCGCGGTACTGATCATGTCGCCGTCGGACGAGCGGGACCACCTGCTGGCCGCGGTGAAGGCCGGGGCGTACGGCTTCGTCACCAAGCACACCGACGAAACCGAGTTCCTGTCCGCGGTCGAGGCGGTGGCCCGGGGCGGCTTCTACCTCGCGTCCGGGCTCGCCACGCATCTGCACGCCGAACTCGGCCGCATGTCGCCCGGCGAGGGCCAGTGCCTGGCCCGCCGCGAGGTGGAGACGCTGCGCCTGATCGCCAAGGGGTACACGCACGGCCAGATAGCCCGCCGCATGGGGCTCACCGAGTCGACCGTCAACACGTATGTGAAGCGCATCCGGGCGAAGCTCAACGCCGGCAACAAGGCGGAACTGACCCGTAAGGCGATCGCGTTGGGCTACGTCGACGAGTCGGGTCCGGCACGCTGGCTGCCGGGCCACATCCGGCCCGCGTCCGAAGTACTCGTGTGAGAGCGCGTGTCCGCGGGCGGGTGACCGTCCAGGTGACGGCGCGCGTCCAAGTGAAGACACACGTCCGGGTGGGAGCGCGCGCATCGGAGCCGTCCCGCTCACCCGACTCACAGGTGGTGTCCGTACGTGGCCAGGTGCTGGAAGACGCCGAACACACCGATCGCCAGCGGGATCGCGGCCACCGAGCAGAGTCCGGCCACCGCCCGCAGCGCCTTCGGCTGTTCGGTCCGGCCGGCCGGGCGCCGGAAGGCGAGTGCGGCACCGGTACCCAGCAGCACCGCCCCGGCCGCGGCGACCGCCACCGGCCCGGTCCAGCCGGGGGCCGACGTCGTCGCGGGGACGGCCAGCAGCGCGCTGAACAGGCCGGCCGCGCCGCACACCACGACCGGGACCGCCTCGCCCAGCAGCCGGAACGTACCGGCGCGCAGCAGGAGCGCGACCGCCAGGCAGCCGGCCAGGGCCGGCGCGTACCCGCCGTGCGAGGCACCCAGCACGGCGAGGGCGACAGCGAGCGTGAGGGAGACCGCACAGGTCCAGCCGAGCAGGACGTTACGGGCGCGGAGCACCACCGTCCTGACCAGGCTGTCGTCGGAGCCCGCGGGGCCGCCTTCCTCCGCCACGACCGGCCAGGCCGCGGCGAGCCGGCCGGCCAGCGACGGGGCGGCCAGCAGCATGCCGTAACCGGCGACCGCGACGGCCGCCGCGCCTTCGGCCAGGTCCGTCCGCAGGCCCGTCAGCAGACCGACGACGGCCGCGCCCGCCACACCGAACACCAGCACCGCCGCGCCCGCCACCGACGGCACCGCGCCGAGCGCGGCGGCCGCGCCGACCATCGCGCCGAGCGCCGCCCCGAGCGGGCTGCCGGCCGACGGATCGGGCAGGAACCACCCGGCGACCGCCAGGCAGGGCACCGTACTCAGCGCGAGCGGCAGCGCCAGCCGGTTCTGCGGGGTCGGCCGTCCGCCTGGGGCCGTACCGCTGCGCCGCAGGCCCCAGGCGGTGAAGAGCAGGACGAAGCCGGTGCCCAGCGCCAGCGGACCGGCCGACGTACCCGGCCATGCACCGGACACCGCCGGTACCAGACAGGCGGCCACCAGCCAGGCCGCCCCGAGGACCGCGACGGTGGCGGCCCGGGTACGGGAGGTCCAGCGCAGATCACCGAACGAGTCGGCGACCTCGGCGATCATCTCGTCGAGGTCCCTGACCAGGGGCTCCTCGAACTCCCCCTCGGCGGCGTCCCGCAGATACAGCAGTTGGCCGTCCACCACTCCGGCGTCGCTCAGCGAGGAGACCGGGTGCAGTGTGCGGCCGTTCACCAGCGCCAGCGACCACGCGGCCGGCAGCGCCTCCAGCTCCTCCTCGCCGCACAGATGGGCCAGCGTCGTGACGTACTCCGCGATCGGGGCGGCGGCGGGGACCGCGAGGTCGACCCGCTTGCGCGCGCCGATCACCGTCACGCGGCAGTGCTTGTCAGCCATGCGGAACTCTCTCGGGATCGTTCAGTGAGGTGCGGGGTCGTCGTCGAGGCCTGTCGAACCAACCCCTGCGGTCGGTCAGTGGTGGTTCCACGTCTGTGAGTTGGCCCACTCGGCGTCGCTGTAGTTGGCCCAGTTGACGTTCATCGCGCGGGCGATCTGGCCGAGCACCCCTTCGGGCCCGAACAGCCCTTCGGCGGCCACGTTCCACTCGGCCTGCAACCCCTGGTAGTACCCGGAGGCCGCGCCCTGCCAGATCTCCGGCAGCTGGTCCAGGTACTGGGCGAGCCGGTGCAGCTCCCCGGAGATCTCGGCCGCCTGCCCGTTCAGATAAGGACCCGCGGTCTCCAGCTCCTGCTGGACGTTGATCGGGACGGCGTCGGAGAAGCTCATGCCGGTGCTCCTGTCGTGAAGGGGGCGGGCGCGGGACGGACCGCCGGAGGACGGATCGTCAGAACCGGGCCGCGGGCAGCTGCACCTGGCGGAGGTTGGCCAGGTTCGCCTGCTCCGACTCGGTGTAGCTGACGTAGTTGCCGCGCAGCCCGGACGCGATGTCGGAGAGCGCGTCGTGCATCATCCGCGCGTAGATGTCGTAATCCATCATCAGCGTCTCGAACGCGGCGTGTGCGGAGCCCTGCCAGATGTTGCCCAGGCCGGCGACGTAGCTGCGCAGCGCGGCGATCTTGGCATCGACATCGGTGGCCTGGGTGGTCACGTAGGAGGCCGCCGCGGCGACACCCTCGGGAGTGACCGAGTAACCGGCCATCGTGCCGCCGCTGCCCGCGTTGTTGGGGGTCGTCATCCCTGGCCCTTTCGGCGGTCTGCTGATGAGGAGCGAACAGCACACCGCCACCGCCCCACCCGCGACCGCACCCGGAGTACTGCGGTCAGCCTCCCGGACCGCGGCGGGACGGCTCCAGTCACCGTTTCGGATGTCCCCCCGCCCCCGAAGGGGTCCCCTCGGACCCCCCGAGCGCTCGTCCCGCCTTCCCGCTGCTAGCGTCCTGCCTGTCTCTCACATGGCACACCGGGGGCGCGCGATGCGCCGGAAGATCGAGGCAGGTCGTTGACCCGTACACACCGCCGCTCGGGAAAGTTCCTGCCGATCGGCATCGCGGCGACACTCATCGCGGGATCCGTGGCGGCCATAGGGACGTTCGCGCTGGCGAACCCGTCCGACAGCGCCGCTCCCCCGGTGGATCCGGCCGCCGGACTGCAGCGGGAGTTCGCGGACGCCGCGCAGGAGTTCCACGTACCGCAGAGCGTGCTGATGGCGGTCTCGTACCACCTGACCCGGTGGGAGACGCACCAGGGCCGGCCGAGTACGGCCGGGAACTACAACGTCATGGGCCTGACCCAGGTGACGGCCGAGGACGTCGAGGAGCCCACCCGGGCGGAGCGGCTGTCGCATCTCAACATGAGCGGCGATCCGGCCCGGATGAAGAAGTTCAACGCGACCCGTGCGCTGCGGGGCGGCGACGACCGGACCGACACCTCCGATCCCCGCCTGCACACGCTGGACGCGGCCGCCGAGCTGACCGGTGAGTCGGCCGGCTCGCTGCGCACCGATCGCGAGGAGAGCGTGCGGGGTGGGGCGGCGCTGCTGGCGAAGTACGAGAAGGAGGCCGCCGGTTCGCTGCCCGACGACCCGGGCCGGTGGTACGCGGCCGTCGCGCGCTACAGCCAGGCGCCGGACGCCAAGGGCGCCCAGCTGTTCACGCAGCGGGTCTTCCAGACCATCAACCGCGGCGGGAGCCGGGTCACGTCGGACGGGCAGCGGGTCACCCTGCCCGCCGACCCGTCGGTCACCCCCGTGAAGCCGGCGAAGCTGACCCTGGCCGCGACGTTCGCCAGTACCGCGGTCGCCCCGGTCCCCGAATGTCCCTCGGGCCTGAACTGCGACTTCCGGGCCGCGGCATTTCAGAAGAACGGGACGGATCCGGCCGATTACGGCAACTACGACGTAACGAACCGGCCGGCCGACGGTGTCGACATCCGCTACATCGTCATCCACGACACCGAGGGCAGCTACGACAGTTCGCTGAGCGTCTTCCAGGACCCGGCGAAGTCCGCCAGCGCGCACTACCTCATCCGCGCCTCCGACGGTCTGGTCACCCAGACGGTGCCCACCAAGGACACCGCCTGGCACGCCGGCAACAAGACCCTCAACATGCACTCGATCGGCATCGAGCACGAGGGCTTCGCCATCAAGACGGGGTCCTGGTACAGCGAGCCCCAGTACGAGTCGTCGGCGGCGCTGGTGAAGTACCTCGCCGCCCGCTTCGGCATTCCGCTGGACCGCGAGCACATCATCGGCCACGACGAGGTCCCCGGCCCGATCGACGCCTACGTGGCCGGCATGCACTGGGACCCGGGGCCCTACTGGGACTGGAACCACTACTTCGCCCTCATGGGCGCTCCGACCGGCGACGGCGGTGCGGGCAGTCCCGTCCTGGTCGGCCAGGAGATCACCGTCGCGCCGCCGTTCACCACGGCCAACCAGCCGGCCGTCGTGTACTGCTCCCCCACCTGCGCGACGCAGACCCCGCGCCCGGCGAACTTCCTCTATCTGTACACCGCTGCCTCCACCGGCTCGCCACTGATCGCGGACCCGTATCTGCGCGCGGGCGCCGCGGGCAGCACACAGGGCCCGGACTGGGCGGCCAAGGCCGTCGCCGGCAGCCACTACGTGGTGGCCGCGGTGAAGGACGACTGGACGGCGATCTGGTACGGCGGGCGGCAGGGCTGGTTCTACAACCCCGGCGGCCGGCTGACCGCCCCCGCGGGCACGACCGCACAGCCGGTCGTCACCCCGAAGGCGGGGCTCGCCTCCATTCCCGTGTACGGCCGCGCGTATCCGCAGACGGCCGACTACACCGGCACCGACGTCCCGGTCCAGGCGGACACCGACAAGGCGCTGACGAAGTACAGCCTCCCGGCAGGACAGGCCTACGTGCCCGGCGGCCCGTCCGTGGCCGGGGACTACTTCCACGCCATGAACTACGACAACAGCGCCCCCGGTGACCACAAGCTCGTCACCGGAACCACCACGTTCCTCCCGATCCGGTTCAACCACCGCCTGGCCTGGGTCCGGGCCGACGACGTACGGCAGATCAGCAGTACGCGCCCCGCGAGCGGCGCGACCCGCTCCGACGTCGTCGCTCGGGACAGCGCCGGTGTGCTGTGGCAGTACCAGGGCAGCGGCGGCGGCGCCGTTCCGTTCCTGTACCGCTACCGCGTCGGTGCCGGCTGGCAGGGCTACAACGCCCTGATCGACCTCTCCGGATTCCGTGCCGACGGGACCGGCGACCTGATCGCGCGGGAGCCTTCGGGCGTCCTCTGGTACTACAAGGGCACCGGAAACACCGCGGTTCCCTTCGCCACGCGCGTCAAGGCCGGATCCGGCTGGCAGATCTACAACGCCCTGGTCGGCGTGGGCGATGTGTCCGGGGACGGGAAACCGGACCTGATCGCACGGGACACCACCGGCGTCCTGTGGCTCTACCGCGGCACCGGGAACGCGACGGCGCCCTTCGCCACCCGGCTCAAGGTCGGTACCGGCTGGCAGATGCACAACATGCTGGTCGGAGGGGGCGATATGACGGGCGACGGGAAACCGGACCTGATCGCACGGGACACCACCGGCGTCCTGTGGCTCTACCGCGGCACCGGGAACGCGGCGGCGCCCTTCGCCACCCGGCTCAAGGTCGGTACCGGCTGGCAGATGTACAACCTCCTGGCCGGCACGTCCGACCTGACCGGCGACGGCAAGCCGGATCTGCTCGCACGGGACACCACCGGCCGGCTCTGGACCTACCCCGGAACCGGCAACCCCTCCACACCGTTCGCAGCCCGCCTGATCGTCACCACCGGCTGGCAGATGTACAACGCCCTCGTGGGCTGACCCACGCGGCGGACCCGGGCCCGCGGAGGCACTCAGCGGCGCTGGGCCAGGCCCGGGTACGTGACGACGAGGCCGTCGGCGTCGAGGGTGAGGTCCGCCCGGTAGGTGCCCGAGGCGTAGCGCACGCGGTTCGTGCCGAGGTGGGTGTAGGTCTGCCGGTTGGGCCGGACCGCGAGGTCGGGGACGTGGATCCAGGCCATCAGGAAGTCCTGCTCGCCCGGCAGACGGTGCAGGGCGTGGCGCAGCACCGGCATCGTGTTGGTGAGCGGGGACAGGCCGAGGTCGCAGTCGAGCGCGCCGTCCAGGCCGGGCGCCGGTCGGCCGTTCACCGTCCATCGTCCGTCCTGGGCGCGACGCAGGTCCAACTCGGTGGTCCCGCCGGCCGTTTCGGAGGTGGCCCGCAGCCGGCGGGTCACGAAGTCCTCCGTGGTGTCGAGTTCGTAGGTGATCCAGTAGGGCTCGGGCACCGTGCCGACCACGCGCCCGTGGGCCCGCAGCGTGCTGCCGTCGAGCTCGATCCACGCCGTCTCGTACCCGTCGCTCTCGCTGACCGCCCAGGTCAGCACATGAGATGTGGTCATCGATCCATGCTAGCGAGCGGCGGCGACGGCCGGCCGGCCGTCAGCGCGTCGAGGCGGGCCGCTGCCGCGTCCAGGAAGAGGTCCAGGGTCTTGGCGTAGGCGCTGCGCCCCATCTCGGCCTGCAGCAGTCGCGAGGTGGCGGCGATGTGCGGGTGGGTGGTGGCCGGCAGTGAGGCGTAGGTCCGCTCCCAGACCTGCCGCTCGGCCTCCCGCGCCTGCGGTGGAAGGGCGGCGCTGGCGGCGTCCAGGGCCGCGTAGGCCAGGCCGGTGTCGACGAAGGTGTGGTACATCCGGACCGCCTCCGGATCCGGGAAACCGCCGCGGCGCAGGACGCTCAGGATCGACTCGATGGCGAAGGCCTCGTGCGGCCGCCCGGTCACCCGGTAGGCCGCCAGCATCGCCGCCTGCGGATGCTCGAGATAGGCGGAGTGGATCCGCAGGCCCAGTTCGCGCAGGTCGGCGCGCCAGTCGCCGACCGGGGACCAGCCGGCGAAGGCCTGTCCGATCAGCTCGTCGGCGACGGCGAGCAGCAGGTCGTCGGTGTTGCGGAAGTACCGGTAGAGCGCGCTGGGGTCCGCGCCCAGCGCCGCGCCCAGCCGCCGTACGGTCAGCGCGGCCGATCCGTGCTGGCGGATCAGCCGCAGCGCGGTCTCGACGATCAGCGCCTCGGACAGCACCGTGCCCTGCTTCGTGGGGCGGCGGCGCGGCCGCGCGGTCCCGAGGATCTGCCGGTCGGTCATGGCGCGAGCTTATGTCAACAGCATTGACGTGTTAAGAGCCCGCAGGATTGCATGTCGCTCCAACCCAGTCCCGAGCGAAGCGGTGGCCCGATGGCAACAGACATGAGAAGGTCGCTCGGCGTACTGGACGGCGTGGTCATCGCCGCGTCCACCACCGCCGCGACCACCAGCATCGGCCTCGGGATGGGGCTGCTCACCGGGATCGTCGGGCTGCATCTGCCGATCATCATGCTGCTCGCCTTCCTGCCGATCCTGGGCATCGCCGCGGCCTACTCCCGGCTCAACCGGGTCGAGCCCAACTGCGGCAACAGCTATGTCTGGGTCGGCCGCTCGGTCAGCCCCTGGCTGGGGTTCCTCTCCGGCTGGGTGAACGTCGTCGGAACCGTCGTCTTCCTCGCCTACACGACGACCGTGACCGGGTCGGCCCTGATACAGCTCGCCGGCCAGGCGGGACTGCACCACCTGGCCGGACTGACCCTGAATCCCGACAGCACGCTGCAGTCGACGCTGCTCGGAATGACGGTGCTGGTGGCCGCCACGCTCGCCGCCGTCACCGGGGCCGACGTCGCCGCACGGCTGCAGCGCTATCTCCTGGCCTTCGAGTACCTGGTGCTGCTGGGCTTCTGCGGCTACGGCCTGTTCGCCGGCACCCAGCCGTTCAGCCTGGACTGGTTCAACCCCTTCACGATCCCCTCGCTCGCCGCCCTGGCCCAGGGCATGGTGGTGGCGGTGTTCTGCTACTGGGGCTTCGACGCCGCCTTCAGCGTCAGCGAGGAGGTGCGCGACCCGCGGGACGCCTCGCGCAGCGGCCTGATCACGGTGTTCACCATGCTCGGCCTGTTCCTGCTCGGCGCGGTGGCCTTCCAGCGGGTCCTCTCGCACGGTCAGCTCGTCGACAACGGCGCACAGGGGCTGACCTACTTCGGCAACCAGCTGGCCCACCAGCCGCTCGCGGCACTGCCACTGGTCGCGCTGACCTTCTCCGCCGTGGCCTCGCTGCAGGCCGGAGTGATCCCCACCGTGCGCGGGCTGTTCGCCATGGGCCGCGACCGCACCGTCGGCCCGGTCTGGACCCGCATCCACCCGAAGTACGGGACGCCCGCGGCGGGAACGCTGCTCCTCGGTGCGATCGCCGCTGTGGTCGCGGCGCTCTCCCTCGTCATCCCGAAGGTCAGCGAGCTGATCAGCGCCTCCGTCAGCGCCATCGGCATCGTCGTCGCGCTCTCCTACGGTCTGACCGCGGTCGCCGCCGCCGTGCGCTTCCGCGGGCTGCTGCGCGGCACCCTCTGGGAGGGCGTCCGGGCGGTCGTGCTGCCGGTGCTCAGCGCGCTGGTCCTGTTCGCTCTCGCCGGGTACATGTGCTGGGGGTACGCCACCTCCGCCGACCACTTCGCGCTGCGGGCCGACAACGGCTGGTTCCTGCTGCTGATGCCGGTGCTGATGATCCTCTCCGGTCTGCTGGTCGCCGGCTGGGCCAAGTGGGGCCGCAAGTCCCCCTACTTCACCGCCGGCCAGGCCACCGACGCCGACGCGGCGGATCTGCTCTCCGTCGAGCCCACCACCGCCCGGACATCCGCGACCATCTGAACCACCCACCCAACGACCTGAGATCCACCGAAACGACATACGGAGCAGCTCATGACCCACGCCGCAGACCTCGTCTTCACCGGCGGCCCCGCCCTCACCACGGATCCGGCCCGCAGCCGCGCCACGAGCGTGGCCGTGCGCGGCGAGCGCATCGTCGCCGTCGGGCACGACGAAGTGCGCGAACTGGTCGGTCCGAAGACCGAGGTGGTGGACCTCGCCGGGCGGCTGCTGATCCCCGGCTTCCAGGACGCCCACGTCCACGCGGTCTACGCGGGCGTCGAGCTGGGCGAGTGCGATCTGACCGGCACCACCAGCCTTGCCGAGTACCAGCGCCGGATCGCCGCTTACGCCGAGGCGTACCCGGAGCGGGAATGGATCACCGGCAGCGGCTGGTCCCTGGAGAGTTTCGAGGGCGGGGTGCCGACCCGCCACCTCATCGACGCCGTCGTCGCCGACCGGCCGGTGTTCCTCTTCAACCGCGACCATCACGGAGCGTGGGCCAACACCCGTGCCCTGGAACTCGCCGGGCTCACCGCCGGCACCCCGGACCCCTCCGACGGCCGGATCGAGCGGGAGGCCGACGGCGCCCCCGGCGGCATGCTGCAGGAGGGGGCG from the Streptomyces sp. RKAG293 genome contains:
- a CDS encoding N-acetylmuramoyl-L-alanine amidase; the encoded protein is MTRTHRRSGKFLPIGIAATLIAGSVAAIGTFALANPSDSAAPPVDPAAGLQREFADAAQEFHVPQSVLMAVSYHLTRWETHQGRPSTAGNYNVMGLTQVTAEDVEEPTRAERLSHLNMSGDPARMKKFNATRALRGGDDRTDTSDPRLHTLDAAAELTGESAGSLRTDREESVRGGAALLAKYEKEAAGSLPDDPGRWYAAVARYSQAPDAKGAQLFTQRVFQTINRGGSRVTSDGQRVTLPADPSVTPVKPAKLTLAATFASTAVAPVPECPSGLNCDFRAAAFQKNGTDPADYGNYDVTNRPADGVDIRYIVIHDTEGSYDSSLSVFQDPAKSASAHYLIRASDGLVTQTVPTKDTAWHAGNKTLNMHSIGIEHEGFAIKTGSWYSEPQYESSAALVKYLAARFGIPLDREHIIGHDEVPGPIDAYVAGMHWDPGPYWDWNHYFALMGAPTGDGGAGSPVLVGQEITVAPPFTTANQPAVVYCSPTCATQTPRPANFLYLYTAASTGSPLIADPYLRAGAAGSTQGPDWAAKAVAGSHYVVAAVKDDWTAIWYGGRQGWFYNPGGRLTAPAGTTAQPVVTPKAGLASIPVYGRAYPQTADYTGTDVPVQADTDKALTKYSLPAGQAYVPGGPSVAGDYFHAMNYDNSAPGDHKLVTGTTTFLPIRFNHRLAWVRADDVRQISSTRPASGATRSDVVARDSAGVLWQYQGSGGGAVPFLYRYRVGAGWQGYNALIDLSGFRADGTGDLIAREPSGVLWYYKGTGNTAVPFATRVKAGSGWQIYNALVGVGDVSGDGKPDLIARDTTGVLWLYRGTGNATAPFATRLKVGTGWQMHNMLVGGGDMTGDGKPDLIARDTTGVLWLYRGTGNAAAPFATRLKVGTGWQMYNLLAGTSDLTGDGKPDLLARDTTGRLWTYPGTGNPSTPFAARLIVTTGWQMYNALVG
- a CDS encoding TetR family transcriptional regulator; the encoded protein is MTDRQILGTARPRRRPTKQGTVLSEALIVETALRLIRQHGSAALTVRRLGAALGADPSALYRYFRNTDDLLLAVADELIGQAFAGWSPVGDWRADLRELGLRIHSAYLEHPQAAMLAAYRVTGRPHEAFAIESILSVLRRGGFPDPEAVRMYHTFVDTGLAYAALDAASAALPPQAREAERQVWERTYASLPATTHPHIAATSRLLQAEMGRSAYAKTLDLFLDAAAARLDALTAGRPSPPLASMDR
- a CDS encoding response regulator transcription factor, which codes for MPTVGIVEDHRMTRMGIEQVLARSSWLDVIASVGTLEEFAETGLAPDVIVLDPAPYLAEASLQAIGDLSVDSAVLIMSPSDERDHLLAAVKAGAYGFVTKHTDETEFLSAVEAVARGGFYLASGLATHLHAELGRMSPGEGQCLARREVETLRLIAKGYTHGQIARRMGLTESTVNTYVKRIRAKLNAGNKAELTRKAIALGYVDESGPARWLPGHIRPASEVLV
- a CDS encoding WXG100 family type VII secretion target; its protein translation is MTTPNNAGSGGTMAGYSVTPEGVAAAASYVTTQATDVDAKIAALRSYVAGLGNIWQGSAHAAFETLMMDYDIYARMMHDALSDIASGLRGNYVSYTESEQANLANLRQVQLPAARF
- a CDS encoding WXG100 family type VII secretion target is translated as MSFSDAVPINVQQELETAGPYLNGQAAEISGELHRLAQYLDQLPEIWQGAASGYYQGLQAEWNVAAEGLFGPEGVLGQIARAMNVNWANYSDAEWANSQTWNHH
- a CDS encoding APC family permease, producing MRRSLGVLDGVVIAASTTAATTSIGLGMGLLTGIVGLHLPIIMLLAFLPILGIAAAYSRLNRVEPNCGNSYVWVGRSVSPWLGFLSGWVNVVGTVVFLAYTTTVTGSALIQLAGQAGLHHLAGLTLNPDSTLQSTLLGMTVLVAATLAAVTGADVAARLQRYLLAFEYLVLLGFCGYGLFAGTQPFSLDWFNPFTIPSLAALAQGMVVAVFCYWGFDAAFSVSEEVRDPRDASRSGLITVFTMLGLFLLGAVAFQRVLSHGQLVDNGAQGLTYFGNQLAHQPLAALPLVALTFSAVASLQAGVIPTVRGLFAMGRDRTVGPVWTRIHPKYGTPAAGTLLLGAIAAVVAALSLVIPKVSELISASVSAIGIVVALSYGLTAVAAAVRFRGLLRGTLWEGVRAVVLPVLSALVLFALAGYMCWGYATSADHFALRADNGWFLLLMPVLMILSGLLVAGWAKWGRKSPYFTAGQATDADAADLLSVEPTTARTSATI
- the eccD gene encoding type VII secretion integral membrane protein EccD; amino-acid sequence: MADKHCRVTVIGARKRVDLAVPAAAPIAEYVTTLAHLCGEEELEALPAAWSLALVNGRTLHPVSSLSDAGVVDGQLLYLRDAAEGEFEEPLVRDLDEMIAEVADSFGDLRWTSRTRAATVAVLGAAWLVAACLVPAVSGAWPGTSAGPLALGTGFVLLFTAWGLRRSGTAPGGRPTPQNRLALPLALSTVPCLAVAGWFLPDPSAGSPLGAALGAMVGAAAALGAVPSVAGAAVLVFGVAGAAVVGLLTGLRTDLAEGAAAVAVAGYGMLLAAPSLAGRLAAAWPVVAEEGGPAGSDDSLVRTVVLRARNVLLGWTCAVSLTLAVALAVLGASHGGYAPALAGCLAVALLLRAGTFRLLGEAVPVVVCGAAGLFSALLAVPATTSAPGWTGPVAVAAAGAVLLGTGAALAFRRPAGRTEQPKALRAVAGLCSVAAIPLAIGVFGVFQHLATYGHHL
- a CDS encoding putative glycolipid-binding domain-containing protein; amino-acid sequence: MTTSHVLTWAVSESDGYETAWIELDGSTLRAHGRVVGTVPEPYWITYELDTTEDFVTRRLRATSETAGGTTELDLRRAQDGRWTVNGRPAPGLDGALDCDLGLSPLTNTMPVLRHALHRLPGEQDFLMAWIHVPDLAVRPNRQTYTHLGTNRVRYASGTYRADLTLDADGLVVTYPGLAQRR